In Opitutaceae bacterium TAV5, one genomic interval encodes:
- a CDS encoding DNA glycosylase, translating to MTDIVNKATRSRMMSGIRGENTKPEIRIRQLLHRDGFRFRLHGRDLPGKPDIVLPRYRAVVFVHGCFWHGHDCHLFKLPGTRRAFWTAKIGRNRIRDDENVAGLLALGWRVATIRECALKGRTRLLETTVASHLAVWLRGDAPLLTIEGRRSSPEKHVTKNVDSR from the coding sequence ATGACCGATATCGTAAACAAGGCGACGCGCAGCCGGATGATGAGCGGTATTCGTGGTGAGAATACGAAGCCGGAAATCCGCATCCGCCAGTTGCTGCACCGGGACGGATTTCGCTTCCGGCTCCACGGCCGCGACCTCCCCGGCAAGCCCGACATCGTGCTCCCGCGCTACCGCGCCGTGGTGTTCGTCCATGGCTGCTTCTGGCATGGTCATGATTGCCACCTCTTCAAACTCCCCGGCACCCGCCGCGCCTTCTGGACGGCCAAGATCGGTCGCAACCGCATCCGCGACGATGAAAATGTGGCCGGTCTCCTCGCCCTGGGCTGGCGCGTCGCCACAATCCGGGAGTGCGCGCTCAAGGGTCGCACGCGTCTCCTCGAAACGACCGTCGCCTCCCATCTGGCCGTCTGGCTGCGGGGCGACGCCCCCCTGCTGACCATCGAAGGCCGGCGCTCCTCCCCCGAAAAACATGTGACAAAGAACGTTGATAGTCGGTAG
- a CDS encoding 2-isopropylmalate synthase, giving the protein MQSAPVTKYRPFPPVNLPDRQWPSRTHTQAPVWCSVDLRDGNQALAQPMSVTEKLEFFDMLVRMGFKEIEVGFPSASQIEFDFCRRLIDEKRIPDDVAIQILCQCREELITRSLQALRGARNVIFHLYNSTSPYQRRYVFGATKDDIKGIAVRGVELLKKHAAPLIAEGTHIRLQYSPESFNSTELEFALEVCEAVTDVWQPTPQDRIIINLPATVEYATPNIHADQIEWMCRHLTRRDSTLVSLHTHNDRGTGVAATELALLAGADRVEGTLFGNGERTGNLDIVTVALNLYTQGVHPNLDFSNINAIREVYERCTRMEVPPRHPYAGDLVFTAFSGSHQDAIKKSWPYQKPGQPWTTLYITIDPADVGRNYKAIIRINSQSGKGGVAYILENEFGYQLPKLMHKEIGKIVNDLADSKGTELTPADIHDAFVREYIDRRTPLALENFKATERDSAVICEARIVYNGQAQTVGARGNGPIDAFVRALATAGVPAFELVSYSEHSIGRGADTLAVSYIQVKSMPGGNTFFGAGMDTNIELASIKAVVSAVNRSLA; this is encoded by the coding sequence ATGCAATCCGCTCCCGTCACCAAATACCGGCCCTTTCCGCCGGTGAACTTGCCCGACCGACAATGGCCGTCGCGCACCCACACGCAGGCCCCCGTCTGGTGCAGCGTCGATCTCCGCGATGGCAACCAGGCGCTCGCCCAGCCGATGAGCGTCACGGAAAAACTCGAGTTTTTCGACATGCTCGTCCGCATGGGTTTCAAGGAAATCGAAGTCGGTTTCCCCTCCGCCTCGCAGATCGAGTTCGATTTCTGCCGCCGCCTCATCGACGAAAAACGCATCCCCGACGATGTCGCCATCCAGATCCTCTGCCAGTGCCGCGAGGAGCTCATCACGCGCTCCCTCCAGGCCTTGCGCGGTGCCAGAAACGTCATTTTCCATCTCTACAATTCCACCTCGCCTTACCAGCGCCGGTACGTCTTCGGCGCGACCAAGGACGACATCAAGGGCATCGCTGTCCGCGGCGTCGAATTGCTCAAGAAACACGCCGCCCCGCTCATCGCCGAAGGCACGCACATCCGCCTGCAATACTCGCCGGAGAGCTTCAACAGCACCGAACTCGAATTTGCGCTCGAAGTCTGCGAAGCCGTCACCGACGTCTGGCAGCCCACGCCGCAGGACAGGATCATCATCAACCTGCCCGCCACCGTCGAGTACGCCACGCCCAACATCCATGCCGACCAGATCGAGTGGATGTGCCGGCACCTCACGCGCCGCGACTCCACGCTCGTCTCGCTCCACACGCACAACGACCGCGGCACCGGCGTGGCCGCCACCGAACTGGCCTTGCTCGCCGGCGCCGACCGCGTCGAGGGCACGCTCTTCGGCAACGGCGAACGCACCGGCAATCTCGATATCGTGACGGTGGCGCTCAACCTCTACACGCAGGGCGTCCACCCGAACCTCGATTTCAGCAACATCAACGCCATCCGCGAGGTGTACGAACGCTGCACGCGCATGGAGGTGCCTCCGCGTCATCCCTATGCCGGCGACCTCGTGTTCACCGCCTTCAGCGGTTCCCACCAGGATGCGATCAAAAAATCCTGGCCATACCAGAAACCCGGCCAGCCGTGGACGACGCTCTACATCACGATCGACCCGGCCGATGTCGGGCGTAACTACAAGGCGATCATCCGCATCAATTCGCAGTCCGGCAAGGGCGGCGTTGCCTATATCCTCGAAAACGAATTCGGCTACCAGCTCCCCAAGCTCATGCACAAGGAGATCGGCAAGATCGTCAACGACCTCGCCGACAGCAAAGGCACCGAGCTGACACCTGCGGATATCCACGACGCCTTCGTCCGCGAATACATCGACCGCCGCACGCCGCTCGCGCTCGAGAATTTCAAGGCCACCGAACGCGACAGCGCCGTCATCTGCGAGGCCCGGATCGTCTACAACGGCCAGGCACAGACCGTGGGCGCGCGTGGCAACGGCCCGATCGATGCCTTCGTCCGCGCGCTCGCCACGGCCGGCGTGCCTGCGTTCGAGCTGGTCAGCTATTCCGAACACTCGATCGGCCGCGGGGCCGACACGCTGGCGGTCTCGTACATCCAGGTCAAAAGCATGCCGGGCGGAAACACCTTCTTCGGCGCCGGCATGGACACCAACATCGAGCTCGCCTCGATCAAGGCCGTCGTCAGCGCCGTGAACCGCTCGCTCGCCTGA
- a CDS encoding helicase, translated as MIGLSETNDAPPPELPPPSRAPGLAAHVFAPGGTLQAGLKLEHRPQQEAMARAVARSFADNAPLLFEAGTGVGKSLAYLLPGIIHAMDQSRQMIVSTHTIALQEQIDRKDLPLCRRVFAASPETAGYADFKSAVLVGKGNYLCTTRLAAALRDKHELFSTPEHAELQRIADWAQNSPEGLRHELNPPPAPEVWELVNADSSACARKYCNCETCFYQRARARISKAHVIVVNHSLLFALLNAGGAPGGNTRGVLFPDDFVVLDEAHTVPGVATDYFGLRISSYGVDRMLKYLYNPRTRRGLLKKTGALPHELQLVDDALEAARQFFAHVEERLLLQRPIARVRSEGFAEPWLDGPLTALHKVVRDRADKLPDDSSQRQEMLEQAAKIKSCQTGISQFLTVAEPDKLVYWAERSGRRQTIITLRTAPIDVAPCIRDALFDRGTAVVCTSATLALGGRIEPFQHRIGGEAARTAIEASPFDFARQMRVYAATDIPPPSPQDARLALESLIDYIDFCTRRTQGGSLVLFTSYADMKRVAEELEPVYEGAKRPFLMQGRDASRTELARLLRETGNGILFGTDSFWTGIDVPGDSLSQVIITRLPFEVPTHPILEARTEWVRERGGNPFQEITLPEALMTFRQGVGRLIRSARDRGVITLLDPRIIQKPYGRMFVESLPNTSVVRINRHNRAEKFVPFV; from the coding sequence ATGATCGGCCTGAGCGAAACCAATGACGCCCCCCCTCCGGAGCTGCCGCCCCCGTCGCGCGCTCCGGGGCTCGCCGCGCATGTCTTCGCTCCCGGCGGCACGCTCCAGGCCGGCCTCAAGCTCGAGCACCGTCCGCAGCAGGAAGCGATGGCCCGCGCCGTCGCCCGCTCGTTCGCCGACAACGCCCCTCTCCTCTTCGAGGCCGGCACCGGCGTCGGCAAATCCCTCGCCTACCTCCTCCCCGGCATCATCCACGCCATGGACCAGAGCCGGCAGATGATCGTCTCCACCCACACGATCGCCCTCCAGGAACAGATCGACCGCAAGGACCTGCCGCTCTGCCGCCGCGTGTTCGCGGCCTCGCCGGAAACCGCCGGCTACGCCGATTTCAAGTCCGCCGTCCTCGTCGGCAAGGGCAACTACCTGTGCACGACGCGCCTCGCCGCCGCCCTGCGCGACAAACACGAACTTTTTTCCACCCCCGAACACGCCGAGCTCCAGCGCATCGCCGACTGGGCGCAAAACTCGCCCGAAGGGCTCCGCCACGAACTCAACCCGCCGCCCGCTCCCGAGGTGTGGGAACTGGTCAACGCCGACTCCTCCGCCTGCGCCCGCAAATACTGCAATTGCGAGACGTGTTTCTACCAGCGCGCCCGCGCCCGCATCAGCAAGGCCCACGTCATCGTCGTCAACCACTCGCTCCTCTTCGCCCTCCTCAACGCCGGCGGAGCTCCCGGCGGCAACACGCGCGGGGTGCTCTTTCCCGACGACTTCGTCGTCCTCGACGAAGCCCACACCGTGCCCGGCGTCGCCACCGACTACTTCGGGTTGCGCATCAGCAGCTACGGCGTGGACCGGATGCTCAAGTACCTCTACAACCCGCGCACCCGCCGCGGCCTCCTCAAAAAAACCGGCGCGCTCCCGCACGAACTGCAACTTGTGGACGACGCCCTCGAAGCCGCCCGCCAGTTTTTCGCCCACGTCGAGGAACGCCTCCTCCTGCAACGCCCGATCGCCCGCGTGCGCTCGGAGGGGTTTGCCGAGCCCTGGCTCGACGGGCCGCTCACCGCGCTGCACAAGGTCGTGCGCGACCGCGCCGACAAGCTCCCCGATGACTCCAGCCAGCGCCAGGAAATGCTCGAACAGGCGGCCAAAATCAAAAGCTGCCAGACCGGCATCAGCCAGTTCCTCACCGTCGCCGAGCCGGACAAGCTCGTTTACTGGGCCGAACGCAGCGGACGCCGCCAGACGATCATCACCCTGCGCACCGCGCCCATCGACGTGGCGCCGTGCATCCGCGACGCTCTTTTCGACCGCGGCACCGCCGTCGTCTGCACCAGCGCCACGCTCGCCCTCGGCGGTCGCATCGAGCCCTTCCAGCACCGCATCGGCGGCGAGGCCGCCCGCACGGCCATCGAGGCGTCGCCCTTCGACTTCGCCCGCCAGATGCGCGTCTACGCCGCCACCGACATCCCGCCGCCCTCGCCGCAGGACGCCCGGCTCGCGCTCGAATCGCTGATCGACTACATCGACTTCTGCACCCGCCGCACGCAGGGCGGTTCGCTCGTCCTCTTTACCAGCTACGCCGACATGAAACGCGTGGCCGAGGAGCTGGAGCCGGTTTACGAAGGGGCGAAACGGCCTTTTCTCATGCAAGGCCGCGACGCTTCGCGCACCGAACTCGCCCGGCTGCTGCGCGAGACAGGCAACGGCATCCTTTTCGGCACGGACAGTTTCTGGACCGGCATCGACGTGCCGGGCGATTCGCTCTCGCAAGTCATCATCACGCGGCTGCCCTTCGAGGTGCCCACGCATCCGATTCTCGAGGCGCGCACGGAGTGGGTGCGCGAGCGCGGCGGCAATCCGTTCCAGGAGATCACGCTGCCCGAGGCGCTGATGACTTTCCGGCAGGGCGTGGGCCGGCTGATCCGCAGCGCGCGCGATCGCGGGGTCATCACGCTGCTCGACCCGCGGATCATCCAGAAACCTTACGGGCGAATGTTTGTCGAGAGCCTGCCGAACACCAGCGTGGTGCGGATCAACCGGCACAACCGGGCGGAAAAATTTGTGCCGTTCGTGTGA
- a CDS encoding sugar ABC transporter, with protein MPAGVAPRGASRNGGRPPGSLPPGASARVADAPAPSRSALLRLLALCWRDRVRCLQVIVCQICLLALGLVGLGSAGLGIDYLHATLSPGVPPARWPLGLVPPASWEPMTVLLLVAAVVVLAALLRGALTWLAGALLARLVHRRVISDLQTAVFSKLQRLHFRFFDQHSRGEIINRATGDIASVRAFVDTVLVQALVTVLTISVYLVYMLNIHVGLTLACLALLPLLVFICIRYSRSVHPLYLRNRSLFDRMVLTLAESIEGVGVIKGFAREPEVSDHFRSDNLAVKDQQRRIFWRMSLFTPGIDFLTQISLVTLLLYGGKLVIDGTLPLGTGLVVFAGLLQQFANQVTTIAQIANGIQESLTGARRVFDILDAPAGLPLPARPVIPARGGGSVRFENVSFHHIEDGPAVLDGLSFDIAPGECVAIVGETGSGKSALLSLIPRFYDPAAGRVLVDGVDVRDWDLQALRRRVGVVFQENFLFSDTVAANIAFGQPDASREAIVTAAKAACAHDFIEALPDGYGAILGESGVDLSGGQRQRLTIARALLANPAILLLDDPTAAIDPETEHEILAAIEQSLAGRTTFVVAHRLSTLRRADRIIVLEHGRIVQAGTHARLMQEDGPYRGAAMHQMVDDESRRLLAGESDPVAP; from the coding sequence ATGCCTGCCGGCGTCGCCCCCCGCGGCGCCAGCCGCAACGGAGGCCGTCCTCCCGGATCGCTCCCGCCCGGAGCCTCCGCCCGTGTCGCGGACGCGCCGGCGCCCTCGCGTTCCGCCTTGCTGCGCCTGCTGGCTCTCTGCTGGCGCGACCGCGTGCGTTGCCTCCAGGTCATCGTCTGCCAGATCTGCCTGCTCGCGCTCGGCCTTGTCGGCCTCGGTTCGGCCGGCCTGGGCATCGACTACCTGCACGCCACGCTCTCGCCCGGCGTCCCGCCCGCACGCTGGCCGCTGGGCCTCGTCCCGCCGGCTTCATGGGAGCCGATGACCGTCCTTCTGCTCGTCGCCGCGGTCGTTGTCCTCGCCGCCCTGCTGCGCGGCGCGCTCACCTGGCTGGCCGGCGCGCTCCTCGCCCGCCTCGTCCACCGTCGCGTCATCTCCGATCTGCAGACCGCCGTGTTCTCGAAACTCCAGCGCCTGCACTTCCGCTTTTTCGACCAGCACAGCCGCGGCGAAATCATCAACCGGGCCACCGGCGACATCGCCTCCGTGCGCGCCTTTGTGGATACCGTGCTGGTTCAGGCCCTCGTGACGGTCCTCACCATCTCCGTCTATCTCGTTTACATGCTGAACATCCACGTCGGCCTCACCCTCGCCTGCCTCGCGTTGCTGCCGCTGCTCGTTTTCATCTGCATCCGCTACTCGCGCTCCGTGCATCCGCTCTACCTGCGCAACCGGTCGCTCTTCGACCGCATGGTGCTCACCCTCGCCGAGTCCATCGAGGGCGTCGGCGTCATCAAGGGCTTCGCCCGCGAGCCCGAGGTTTCGGATCACTTCCGCTCCGACAATCTCGCCGTGAAGGACCAGCAGCGCCGCATCTTCTGGCGCATGTCGCTGTTCACCCCGGGCATTGATTTTCTCACCCAGATCAGCCTCGTGACCCTGCTCCTCTACGGCGGCAAGCTCGTGATCGACGGCACCCTGCCTCTCGGCACCGGCCTTGTCGTCTTCGCCGGCCTGCTGCAACAGTTTGCCAACCAGGTCACCACCATCGCCCAGATCGCCAATGGTATCCAGGAAAGCCTTACAGGAGCCCGCCGCGTGTTCGACATCCTCGACGCCCCCGCCGGCCTGCCCCTGCCCGCCCGCCCGGTCATCCCCGCGCGCGGCGGCGGCTCCGTGCGTTTCGAGAACGTCTCGTTCCATCATATCGAGGACGGCCCCGCCGTGCTCGACGGACTGAGCTTCGACATCGCCCCCGGCGAATGCGTCGCCATCGTCGGCGAGACCGGCTCGGGCAAGAGCGCGCTGCTCAGCCTCATCCCCCGGTTCTACGATCCCGCCGCCGGCCGCGTGCTCGTGGACGGCGTGGACGTGCGCGACTGGGACTTGCAGGCGCTGCGCCGCCGCGTCGGCGTGGTGTTTCAGGAAAACTTCCTGTTCAGCGACACCGTGGCCGCCAACATCGCCTTTGGCCAGCCCGACGCCTCCCGCGAGGCGATCGTGACCGCCGCCAAAGCCGCCTGCGCGCACGACTTCATCGAAGCCCTTCCCGACGGCTACGGGGCCATCCTCGGCGAGAGCGGCGTCGATCTTTCCGGCGGCCAGCGCCAGCGGCTCACCATTGCCCGTGCCCTGCTCGCCAATCCCGCCATCCTGCTCCTCGACGATCCCACCGCCGCGATCGATCCCGAAACCGAGCACGAAATCCTCGCGGCCATCGAGCAGTCCCTTGCCGGCCGCACCACCTTCGTGGTTGCCCACCGCCTCAGCACGCTCCGTCGCGCCGACCGGATCATCGTCCTCGAACACGGTCGCATCGTCCAGGCCGGCACCCACGCCCGGCTCATGCAGGAAGACGGCCCCTATCGCGGCGCCGCCATGCACCAGATGGTTGACGACGAAAGTCGCCGCCTGCTCGCCGGGGAAAGCGACCCGGTTGCCCCATGA
- a CDS encoding sugar ABC transporter — protein sequence MSSPFHGAGRGNPLRGLGEERPPGAAIDWKVIRRVLAYSRPYAAKRNFIFVLTAVRALQKPALAWSIAAIINGPVTRGDYRLTVIETLGFVGLLAFTAVIFHLRQRNQLELGEAVIHDLRNDVFGNLQRMPLAWFHKTKLGRILSRVITDIESVRRGMQQVFFFSILLLGQMLGAAALMLYYNRVLFLLLLGVGPVIWLTSRYFHPRLSRLSRAAAESSSRLTGNLAESVRGMRVIQGFTRQRRGEDIFEGYVSKLAGDNVALASESALYVPLLDLSSQFFIAAMLVVGGYGALHGFAGMEVGSLIAFFFLPALFFQSLQQLGNLYTQTVTSMAGAERVFRLIDLKPEWSDAPEAGDLPDPRETAGSRPAPGARVEFRNVCFGYDPARLVLHDINLVATPGQTLALVGHTGSGKSSIINLVCKFYLPTTGEVLIDGREIRTLRSASLHRQTGIVFQTNFLFTGTVRENIRFGLPSATDADVNDAARQLDCLDLLESLPQGLDTEVGEGGASLSLGQRQLVCFARALLANPRILILDEATSAVDPVTEHRLQHALSRLLSGRTSFVVAHRLSTIVRADHILVLDQGRIVERGNHRELLARRGKYHDLYRQFVFAGLAGETTSAPDAKPAGAGSI from the coding sequence ATGAGCTCGCCCTTTCACGGAGCCGGACGCGGCAATCCCCTGCGCGGCCTCGGAGAGGAACGTCCTCCCGGCGCCGCCATCGACTGGAAGGTCATCCGTCGCGTGCTCGCCTATAGCCGGCCCTATGCGGCCAAGCGCAATTTCATCTTCGTGCTCACCGCCGTCCGCGCCCTGCAAAAACCGGCGCTCGCCTGGTCGATCGCGGCGATTATCAACGGCCCCGTCACGCGCGGCGACTATCGCCTCACCGTGATCGAAACGCTCGGCTTCGTGGGTCTGCTGGCGTTCACCGCCGTCATCTTTCATCTCCGCCAGCGCAACCAGCTCGAACTGGGCGAGGCGGTCATCCACGATCTGCGCAACGACGTCTTCGGCAATCTCCAGCGCATGCCGCTGGCCTGGTTTCACAAAACCAAACTCGGCCGCATCCTCAGCCGCGTGATCACCGACATCGAATCGGTGCGTCGCGGCATGCAGCAGGTGTTTTTCTTCAGCATCCTGCTGCTCGGCCAGATGCTCGGCGCCGCGGCCCTCATGCTCTACTACAACCGGGTGCTGTTCCTGCTCCTCCTCGGCGTGGGCCCGGTCATCTGGCTGACCAGCCGCTATTTTCACCCCCGGCTGAGCCGGCTGTCCCGCGCCGCCGCCGAGAGCAGCAGCCGCCTCACCGGCAACCTCGCCGAATCCGTGCGCGGCATGCGCGTCATCCAGGGCTTCACCCGCCAGCGCCGGGGCGAGGATATCTTCGAAGGCTACGTCAGCAAGCTCGCCGGCGACAACGTCGCGCTCGCGTCCGAATCCGCGCTCTATGTGCCGTTGCTCGACCTGAGCAGCCAGTTCTTCATCGCCGCCATGCTCGTCGTCGGCGGCTACGGCGCGCTCCACGGTTTTGCCGGCATGGAAGTCGGCAGCCTCATCGCCTTCTTCTTCTTGCCCGCCCTTTTTTTCCAGTCGCTCCAGCAACTCGGCAACCTCTACACGCAGACGGTCACCTCCATGGCCGGCGCGGAACGCGTCTTCCGTCTCATCGACCTGAAGCCCGAGTGGAGCGATGCGCCCGAGGCCGGCGACCTGCCCGACCCGCGGGAGACCGCCGGATCGCGCCCTGCCCCCGGCGCCCGCGTCGAGTTTCGCAATGTCTGCTTCGGCTATGACCCTGCGCGCCTCGTCCTCCACGACATCAACCTCGTCGCCACGCCCGGCCAGACCCTCGCGCTCGTCGGACACACCGGCAGCGGCAAGTCCTCCATCATCAATCTCGTCTGCAAGTTCTACCTGCCCACCACCGGCGAGGTCCTCATCGACGGACGCGAAATCCGCACCCTCCGCTCCGCATCGCTGCACCGGCAGACCGGCATCGTCTTCCAGACCAACTTCCTTTTCACCGGCACCGTCCGCGAAAACATCCGCTTCGGCCTCCCCTCTGCCACCGACGCCGACGTGAACGACGCCGCCCGCCAGCTCGATTGCCTCGACCTGCTCGAAAGCCTCCCGCAAGGACTCGACACCGAGGTCGGCGAAGGCGGCGCCAGCCTTTCCCTCGGCCAGCGCCAGCTCGTCTGTTTCGCCCGCGCCCTCCTTGCCAACCCCCGCATCCTCATCCTCGACGAAGCCACCAGCGCCGTCGATCCCGTCACCGAACACCGCCTCCAGCACGCGCTCTCCCGCCTGCTCTCCGGCCGCACCAGCTTCGTCGTCGCCCACCGCCTCAGCACCATCGTCCGCGCCGACCACATCCTCGTTCTCGACCAGGGACGCATCGTCGAACGCGGCAATCACCGCGAACTCCTCGCCCGGCGTGGCAAATACCACGACCTCTACCGCCAGTTCGTCTTCGCCGGTCTCGCCGGTGAAACGACATCGGCGCCGGACGCAAAGCCCGCTGGCGCCGGATCGATATGA
- a CDS encoding ribonuclease III — translation MPADAGAVLADLQARLGHTFRDPVLLLTALTHPSWLQEHPETPENNQRLELLGDAVLQLLLTEKLFHLFPAEREGPLSKHRAVLSRGSFLAQLARETGLDAALRLGSSEEQTGGRQRDSTLEDAFEALFGALWLDAGLEPARRVLHAIYGPLEARLSSNAGADNPKGRLQERVQPEYGNNALRYETFHISGQDHAREYESRVYLCERFLATGRGTSKKHAEEAAAGAALALLARAEAEENQAGSGPETP, via the coding sequence ATGCCCGCCGACGCCGGGGCGGTTCTTGCGGATCTGCAGGCCCGGCTCGGCCACACCTTCCGCGACCCCGTCCTGTTGCTCACCGCCCTCACGCATCCCTCCTGGTTGCAGGAACACCCGGAAACGCCCGAAAACAACCAGCGCCTCGAACTCCTCGGCGACGCCGTTCTCCAGCTCCTCCTCACCGAAAAACTCTTCCACCTCTTCCCCGCCGAACGCGAAGGCCCGCTCAGCAAACACCGCGCCGTCCTTTCGCGGGGTTCCTTTCTGGCGCAACTCGCCCGCGAAACCGGTCTCGACGCCGCCCTGCGTCTCGGCTCCAGCGAGGAACAGACAGGCGGGCGCCAGCGCGATTCCACGCTCGAAGACGCCTTCGAAGCGCTCTTCGGCGCCCTCTGGCTCGATGCGGGCCTTGAACCGGCTCGCCGTGTGCTCCACGCGATCTACGGCCCGCTGGAGGCGCGTCTTTCCAGCAATGCCGGAGCCGACAACCCCAAAGGCCGGCTCCAGGAACGCGTGCAGCCCGAGTACGGCAACAACGCCTTGCGCTACGAGACGTTTCACATTTCCGGCCAGGACCACGCCCGTGAATACGAGTCGCGCGTTTACCTCTGCGAGCGTTTCCTCGCCACCGGTCGCGGCACCTCGAAAAAACATGCCGAGGAAGCCGCCGCCGGCGCAGCCCTCGCCCTCCTCGCCCGCGCCGAAGCCGAAGAAAACCAGGCCGGCAGCGGTCCGGAAACCCCGTAA
- a CDS encoding phosphate ABC transporter substrate-binding protein, which produces MLLRSLFSCLAAAALALPAALPGQSPGPIRIAGSDMLAAEMTRELTSFAQRNDLKLELDFKGSTTALLALRNNQADLAIAIIGPLSPKLDDRFIARPAAWQTAVIAVSESGTSLNQITFNQLAGIYNQSETTNIRRWADLGVPGVQAQRTIRPIAISQRASLTSELALATASAGGEHALKSTVTVVDTAAAALARLAGDESGIAILPLTPPTTPNIKVLLVSRSREDTAYAPTPENLQSGTYPFRLPVQFVFRKEDAARLRPVLRELLSEEAEKMWTAAGFVPLPVPVRNELVFELETL; this is translated from the coding sequence ATGCTCTTGCGATCCCTTTTCTCCTGCCTCGCCGCCGCCGCCCTTGCTCTTCCCGCTGCGCTCCCCGGCCAGAGCCCGGGCCCGATCCGCATCGCCGGCTCCGACATGCTGGCCGCGGAAATGACGCGCGAACTCACCTCCTTTGCCCAACGCAACGACCTCAAGCTCGAACTCGACTTCAAGGGCAGCACCACCGCCCTGCTCGCTCTCCGGAACAATCAGGCGGATCTCGCCATCGCCATCATCGGCCCGCTCAGCCCCAAGCTCGATGACCGGTTCATCGCTCGCCCCGCCGCCTGGCAGACTGCTGTCATCGCGGTCAGCGAATCCGGCACTTCCCTCAACCAGATCACCTTCAACCAGCTCGCCGGCATCTACAACCAGAGCGAAACGACCAACATCCGCCGCTGGGCCGATCTCGGCGTCCCCGGCGTCCAGGCACAGCGCACCATCCGCCCCATCGCCATCAGCCAGCGCGCCAGCCTCACCAGCGAACTCGCTCTCGCCACCGCGTCTGCCGGCGGCGAACACGCGCTCAAGTCCACCGTCACGGTCGTCGACACCGCCGCCGCCGCCCTCGCCCGCCTTGCCGGCGACGAAAGCGGCATCGCCATCCTTCCCCTGACCCCGCCGACGACACCGAATATCAAGGTGCTCCTCGTCTCCCGCAGCCGGGAAGACACCGCCTATGCGCCCACGCCTGAAAATCTCCAGTCCGGCACCTATCCCTTCCGCCTGCCCGTCCAGTTCGTTTTCCGGAAAGAAGACGCGGCAAGACTCCGGCCCGTCCTCCGCGAACTCCTGAGCGAGGAAGCCGAAAAGATGTGGACCGCCGCCGGTTTCGTCCCCCTGCCGGTCCCCGTGCGCAACGAACTCGTTTTTGAACTCGAAACGCTCTGA
- a CDS encoding iron-sulfur cluster assembly protein HesB — translation MNAAALIATRTGFQDALLSWYRVHRRTLPWREEPSLYKTVVSEFMLQQTQVKTVLPYFARWLETFPDFSALAAAPEDRVLRNWEGLGYYTRARNLHKLARALAPLPAPPRTRDAWLALPGIGPYTSAAITSIAFGEQAAVVDGNVVRILARLTADATEFRDSATASKAFAPLADALLNPRNPGDHNQAMMELGATVCHRQNPLCTVCPVLTFCAARREGAPESYPRLAAKTITALSVDRLWCVHDQKLLLHRAAAGSRRFAGLHELPSAEHLDLAPDTLATVAPQILAKKKRGITRYAITETIRALAAPPAPVLSPATCPPGLVWVPLATLDSITLSGPHRRWVTELLG, via the coding sequence TTGAACGCCGCAGCCCTCATCGCCACCCGGACCGGTTTCCAGGATGCCCTGCTCTCCTGGTATCGCGTCCACCGGCGCACCTTGCCCTGGCGCGAAGAACCCTCGCTCTACAAGACTGTTGTCAGCGAATTCATGCTGCAACAGACCCAGGTCAAGACCGTGCTCCCCTACTTCGCCCGCTGGCTGGAGACGTTCCCCGACTTTTCCGCCCTCGCCGCCGCGCCCGAGGACCGCGTGCTCAGGAACTGGGAAGGCCTCGGCTACTACACCCGCGCGCGCAATCTCCACAAACTCGCCCGGGCTCTCGCCCCGCTGCCCGCGCCTCCGCGGACGCGAGACGCATGGCTCGCCCTGCCGGGCATCGGCCCCTACACGTCCGCTGCCATCACCAGCATTGCCTTCGGCGAACAGGCGGCGGTGGTCGACGGCAATGTCGTCCGTATCCTCGCCCGCCTCACCGCCGACGCCACGGAATTTCGCGACAGCGCCACCGCCTCCAAAGCCTTTGCCCCGCTCGCCGACGCCTTGCTCAATCCGCGCAACCCGGGCGACCACAACCAGGCCATGATGGAGCTGGGTGCCACCGTCTGCCACCGGCAGAATCCGCTCTGCACCGTGTGCCCGGTCCTCACCTTCTGCGCCGCCCGGCGCGAAGGCGCTCCGGAAAGCTATCCGCGGCTCGCCGCCAAAACCATCACGGCCCTCAGCGTCGATCGCCTCTGGTGCGTGCACGACCAGAAACTCCTGCTCCACCGCGCCGCCGCCGGCTCACGCCGGTTCGCCGGCCTGCACGAACTCCCCTCCGCCGAACACCTCGACCTCGCGCCGGACACCCTCGCCACGGTCGCCCCGCAGATTCTCGCGAAGAAAAAACGCGGCATCACCCGCTACGCGATCACCGAGACGATCCGCGCCCTCGCCGCCCCGCCCGCGCCGGTCCTCTCGCCCGCCACCTGCCCGCCCGGGCTTGTCTGGGTACCGCTCGCAACGCTCGACAGCATCACGCTCTCCGGCCCGCACCGGCGCTGGGTCACCGAACTCCTCGGGTAA